A window from Streptomyces sp. NBC_00335 encodes these proteins:
- a CDS encoding NUDIX hydrolase translates to MTTPDFIRTLRATAGHQLLLLPGVTAVVVDERGRVLLGRRADTGRWSVVGGIAEPGEQPADTAVREVYEETAVRCVPERVVLVQMLPPMTYPNGDVCQFQDITFRCRATGGEARVNDNESLEVAWFEPDALPEPLESFAVDRIRQALRDEPTWFEAAAPVGLGT, encoded by the coding sequence ATGACCACACCTGACTTCATCCGTACCCTGCGCGCCACCGCCGGTCACCAGTTGCTGCTGCTGCCGGGGGTGACCGCCGTCGTCGTCGACGAGCGGGGGCGGGTCCTGCTGGGCCGTCGCGCCGACACCGGACGGTGGTCGGTCGTCGGCGGGATCGCGGAGCCCGGCGAGCAGCCGGCCGACACGGCGGTGCGCGAGGTGTACGAGGAGACGGCGGTGCGGTGCGTACCGGAGCGCGTGGTGCTGGTGCAGATGCTCCCGCCGATGACCTACCCGAACGGGGACGTCTGCCAGTTCCAGGACATCACCTTCCGCTGCCGGGCCACGGGCGGGGAGGCGCGGGTCAACGACAACGAGTCGCTGGAGGTGGCCTGGTTCGAGCCGGACGCGCTGCCGGAGCCGCTGGAGTCCTTCGCGGTGGACCGGATCCGTCAGGCCCTGCGGGACGAGCCGACCTGGTTCGAGGCCGCCGCCCCGGTGGGCCTCGGCACCTGA
- a CDS encoding TetR/AcrR family transcriptional regulator, protein MNQDRRDRLRDAAIAVLAEAGGRGLTHRAVDAAADVPLGTAKNYFPTRDALLQAVAGRCLEQYRALADGLAGAGPGPADRAALAALLAGLLRDTAGPGRPRMVAYLELQAEATRRPWLAELLDPIAAADFAAFGHLLAAAGLPAGPEQARTLTLALHGAVPHLLAGAPATLAAAGLTDLDAFARGVLDRVCPGPREETP, encoded by the coding sequence GTGAACCAGGACCGAAGGGACCGGCTGCGGGACGCGGCCATCGCGGTGCTCGCCGAGGCGGGCGGGCGGGGCCTGACGCACCGGGCCGTCGACGCGGCGGCCGACGTGCCGCTCGGTACGGCCAAGAACTACTTCCCGACCCGTGACGCGCTGCTGCAGGCGGTCGCCGGGCGCTGCCTGGAGCAGTACCGGGCACTGGCCGACGGGCTCGCGGGGGCCGGACCCGGACCCGCCGACCGGGCCGCACTCGCCGCGCTGCTCGCCGGACTGCTCCGCGATACGGCCGGACCCGGGCGGCCCCGCATGGTGGCGTACCTGGAGCTCCAGGCCGAGGCGACCCGAAGGCCGTGGCTGGCCGAGCTCCTGGACCCCATCGCGGCGGCGGACTTCGCGGCGTTCGGCCACCTGCTGGCCGCCGCCGGCCTGCCGGCCGGTCCGGAGCAGGCCCGCACCCTCACCCTCGCGCTGCACGGAGCCGTCCCCCACCTCCTGGCGGGCGCTCCTGCCACCCTGGCCGCGGCCGGCCTCACCGACCTGGACGCCTTCGCGCGCGGGGTGCTGGACCGCGTGTGCCCCGGACCGCGGGAGGAGACCCCGTGA
- a CDS encoding ADP-ribosylglycohydrolase family protein, translating to MTTRTDRAAGAVLGSAAGDALGAPYEFGPAGQLSARGEEMRGGGGWDPGEATDDTQMAVLVGESLLDCGGLELPDVFGRFRRWAAGGPKDIGLQTRSVLASGDAWDLAAALHFQDTARAAGNGSLMRASTSAVYFAPAGREPTMDAARRIAALTHGDRAAWEGTAVLHDLVRVALDGDDPLSALPATLAQVHPDHRERYGRILAPDWHPELATEANGAVWPCLGSAVWALRTTRGFADAVRAAVDLGGDTDTVAAVTATLAGARYGAAAVPESWTARLHVPLPGFGGRVLDAAGLRELARRLAEAGADAVAAPGQQRQPGC from the coding sequence GTGACCACCCGGACCGACCGTGCCGCCGGAGCCGTGCTCGGCTCTGCGGCCGGGGACGCGCTCGGCGCGCCCTACGAGTTCGGCCCCGCCGGGCAGTTGAGCGCCCGGGGCGAGGAGATGCGCGGTGGCGGCGGCTGGGATCCGGGCGAGGCCACCGACGACACGCAGATGGCCGTGCTGGTCGGGGAATCCCTGCTGGACTGCGGCGGACTCGAACTCCCCGACGTCTTCGGCCGGTTCCGGCGCTGGGCGGCCGGGGGCCCCAAGGACATCGGGCTGCAGACGAGGAGCGTGCTGGCGAGCGGCGACGCGTGGGACCTGGCAGCCGCGCTGCACTTCCAGGACACCGCACGGGCGGCGGGCAATGGTTCCCTGATGCGCGCCTCGACCTCGGCGGTGTACTTCGCCCCCGCCGGGCGGGAGCCGACCATGGACGCCGCCCGGCGGATCGCCGCGCTCACCCACGGGGACCGGGCCGCCTGGGAAGGCACGGCCGTCCTGCACGACCTCGTACGCGTGGCCCTCGACGGCGACGACCCCCTCTCCGCGCTCCCCGCGACGCTGGCGCAGGTGCATCCGGACCACCGCGAGCGGTACGGGCGGATCCTCGCCCCTGACTGGCATCCGGAGCTGGCCACCGAGGCCAACGGGGCGGTGTGGCCCTGCCTGGGCTCGGCGGTGTGGGCGCTGCGCACCACGAGGGGCTTCGCGGACGCCGTACGGGCCGCCGTGGACCTGGGCGGCGACACCGACACGGTGGCGGCGGTCACCGCCACCCTGGCCGGGGCGCGGTACGGCGCGGCGGCGGTCCCGGAGTCCTGGACGGCCCGGCTGCACGTACCGCTGCCGGGCTTCGGGGGCCGGGTCCTGGACGCCGCCGGGCTACGGGAACTGGCCCGGCGCCTCGCGGAGGCCGGGGCCGACGCGGTGGCGGCTCCGGGGCAGCAGCGGCAGCCCGGCTGCTGA
- a CDS encoding trypsin-like serine peptidase — MIQRLPSRPDRRSRARARDRRAARILLALATMAALLGVDSPDAPAEPPLGVTVTASADETAGRVGALFAGGLDGGHFCTASVVRSRDRDVIVTAAHCLGSPDTTVFAPGYRDGAAPYGLWKLTGVYVAPGWTEGEDPDADIAFATVAPLDGGQSDDWQSEDGQSEDGQSVGRQIEDVVGGFPVAAEQTADATVSLVGYPSRSESPLYCANTTTLFSGTQRRIECPALTGGTSGSPWLVDGALAGVLGGYEGGGTVPEVSYSAVMGEQAVELYREASGNG, encoded by the coding sequence ATGATCCAGCGCCTCCCCTCCCGACCGGACCGCCGCTCCCGCGCCCGTGCCCGCGACCGGCGCGCTGCGCGGATCCTGCTCGCCCTGGCCACCATGGCGGCCCTGCTCGGCGTCGACTCCCCCGACGCACCGGCCGAACCGCCGCTCGGCGTCACCGTCACGGCCTCCGCCGACGAGACGGCCGGGCGGGTCGGCGCGCTCTTCGCGGGCGGGCTCGACGGCGGCCACTTCTGCACCGCCTCCGTGGTGCGCAGCCGGGACCGCGATGTGATCGTCACCGCCGCGCACTGCCTGGGCAGCCCCGACACCACCGTGTTCGCCCCGGGCTACCGCGACGGCGCGGCCCCGTACGGCCTGTGGAAGCTGACCGGCGTGTACGTGGCCCCGGGCTGGACGGAAGGCGAGGACCCCGACGCCGACATCGCCTTCGCGACGGTGGCCCCGCTGGACGGCGGGCAGTCGGACGACTGGCAGTCGGAAGACGGACAGTCGGAAGACGGACAGTCGGTCGGACGGCAGATCGAGGACGTGGTCGGGGGCTTCCCGGTCGCGGCCGAGCAGACGGCCGACGCCACGGTGTCCCTCGTGGGCTATCCGAGCCGCAGCGAGTCCCCGCTGTACTGCGCCAACACCACGACCCTGTTCTCCGGGACCCAGCGCCGCATCGAATGCCCGGCCCTCACCGGCGGCACCAGCGGCAGCCCCTGGCTCGTCGACGGCGCACTGGCGGGGGTACTCGGAGGCTACGAGGGCGGCGGGACCGTGCCGGAGGTCTCGTACAGCGCGGTCATGGGCGAACAGGCCGTGGAGCTCTACCGCGAGGCCTCCGGCAACGGCTGA
- a CDS encoding ATP-binding protein — protein MNWLIHDYRESDLAAVVHLIDTTAELGQESVFSLAECISALTDRQPCVVAVHQGVPIGAALACVTGERAWVMRIAIAAGWRGRGLASALLVELERRLIAARVGRIAYVLPEEDLLGEGLLNAGYTRQPAVAYFEKTEPLHGPAAGLLDDLGGRFLPNDLWTKVAGMETEKDLIERRVVLPLAEPERAAAHGVRPPRAITLFGPPGTGKTTFARAIASRLGWPFVELLPSRLADEGNLAAALRDAFARIAELERVLVFIDEVEEIAPVRTEPAQPGGIHGVTNELLKLIPGFREGDERLLVCATNSIRSLDPAFLRPGRFDYLIPIGTPDAGARAAIWARYTAGRPDVDVAALVEASELFTPADIEHAARIAAQVSFERDLEAVGARGAAAAQLGASTQDYLAAVAQCRPTVTPAMTGEFAADITAHARF, from the coding sequence GTGAACTGGCTGATCCACGACTACCGCGAGAGCGATCTCGCGGCCGTTGTCCATCTGATCGACACCACGGCCGAACTCGGCCAGGAGTCGGTCTTCTCACTCGCCGAATGCATCAGCGCCCTCACCGACCGGCAGCCCTGCGTGGTCGCCGTCCACCAGGGCGTCCCCATCGGCGCCGCCCTCGCCTGCGTCACCGGCGAACGCGCCTGGGTCATGCGCATCGCCATCGCCGCCGGCTGGCGCGGCCGCGGCCTGGCCAGCGCGCTGCTCGTGGAGCTGGAGCGGCGGCTCATCGCCGCCCGCGTCGGGCGCATCGCGTACGTCCTGCCCGAGGAGGACCTGCTCGGCGAGGGCCTGCTCAACGCCGGCTACACCCGCCAGCCCGCCGTCGCCTACTTCGAGAAGACCGAGCCCCTGCACGGCCCGGCCGCCGGCCTCCTGGACGACCTCGGCGGCCGCTTCCTGCCGAACGACCTGTGGACCAAGGTCGCCGGCATGGAGACGGAGAAGGACCTCATCGAGCGCCGCGTGGTGCTGCCGCTCGCCGAGCCCGAGCGGGCCGCCGCGCACGGGGTGCGCCCGCCGCGCGCCATCACCCTCTTCGGCCCGCCCGGTACCGGCAAGACCACCTTCGCCCGGGCCATCGCCTCCCGCCTCGGCTGGCCCTTCGTGGAACTGCTGCCCTCCCGCCTCGCCGACGAGGGGAACCTCGCGGCGGCGCTGCGCGACGCGTTCGCCCGCATCGCCGAGCTGGAACGGGTGCTCGTCTTCATCGACGAGGTCGAGGAGATCGCGCCCGTGCGCACCGAACCGGCCCAGCCCGGCGGGATCCACGGGGTGACCAACGAACTGCTCAAGCTGATACCCGGCTTCCGCGAGGGCGACGAACGGCTGCTGGTCTGCGCGACGAACTCCATCCGCTCCCTCGACCCGGCCTTCCTGCGCCCCGGCCGCTTCGACTACCTGATCCCGATCGGCACCCCGGACGCGGGCGCGCGCGCCGCGATCTGGGCCCGGTACACGGCGGGCCGTCCCGATGTGGACGTGGCGGCGCTGGTCGAGGCGAGCGAGCTGTTCACCCCGGCCGACATCGAGCACGCGGCAAGGATCGCGGCGCAGGTGTCCTTCGAGCGGGACCTGGAGGCGGTGGGCGCGCGCGGCGCGGCGGCGGCCCAACTGGGCGCGAGCACGCAGGACTACCTGGCGGCGGTGGCGCAGTGCCGGCCGACGGTGACCCCGGCGATGACGGGGGAGTTCGCGGCGGACATCACCGCGCACGCCCGCTTCTGA
- a CDS encoding DUF6191 domain-containing protein, giving the protein MAFVVFMTLPGLALLLTAVAFLDLVLERAGRAGVLPWRWNGRQGQMSATGFEQLHASFSPGKQNELKERQSALVMRDDEEDGAPPRSRVDLDGGLAVIRMPAASPATGGSGT; this is encoded by the coding sequence ATGGCCTTCGTCGTCTTCATGACCCTTCCGGGGCTGGCGCTGCTGCTCACCGCCGTCGCCTTCCTCGACCTCGTGCTGGAGCGCGCGGGCCGCGCCGGTGTACTGCCCTGGCGGTGGAACGGCCGCCAGGGGCAGATGTCCGCGACCGGCTTCGAGCAACTGCACGCGAGCTTCTCGCCGGGCAAGCAGAACGAGCTCAAGGAGCGGCAGAGCGCCCTGGTCATGCGCGACGACGAGGAGGACGGCGCCCCGCCCCGGTCCCGTGTCGACCTCGACGGCGGGCTCGCGGTGATCCGCATGCCCGCTGCCTCCCCCGCTACGGGCGGCAGCGGTACGTGA
- a CDS encoding FAD-dependent oxidoreductase, translated as MVVGAGVGGLATAIGLRRAGWAVTVLERRVESERYGTALGIHPAAQEALDRLGLGGVLRARAVPYRDAQIRRPDGRVLAALPLERIERRAGRPELLISRPYLIDALLAELALLGGAEIAYGRAYEASAARGADLLVGADGINSAVRAERFEGVSRPRELRSTAWIGTAGFETGVYGETWGRGRFFGMTPVEPGRTNWYATVPEATTAQELRAAFADWHDPIPRVLADTDPQTWIRYRMRHLYPALPSFTRTAPTGPVALVGDAAHAMTPNLGQGACTALLDAEALTRAVAARGPGGLPAALRAYEGERRRSAQRVAFGSRTLHRFMTVRRPALRDALVGLLPG; from the coding sequence GTGGTCGTCGGCGCCGGGGTCGGTGGCCTCGCCACCGCCATCGGTCTGCGCAGGGCCGGATGGGCGGTGACCGTTCTGGAGCGCCGGGTCGAGTCGGAGCGGTACGGCACCGCCCTCGGCATCCACCCCGCGGCCCAGGAGGCCCTCGACCGGCTCGGCCTCGGCGGGGTGCTCCGGGCGCGCGCGGTCCCGTACCGCGACGCGCAGATCCGGCGGCCCGACGGCCGGGTCCTGGCCGCGCTTCCGCTGGAGCGGATCGAGCGCAGGGCGGGCCGGCCCGAACTCCTCATCTCACGGCCCTACTTGATCGACGCGCTGCTCGCCGAACTCGCGCTGCTCGGGGGCGCGGAGATCGCGTACGGCCGGGCCTACGAGGCTTCGGCCGCGCGGGGCGCGGACCTCCTCGTCGGCGCCGACGGGATCAACAGCGCGGTCCGCGCCGAGCGTTTCGAGGGCGTGAGCCGGCCGCGCGAGCTCCGCTCCACGGCCTGGATCGGCACCGCCGGATTCGAGACCGGCGTCTACGGCGAGACCTGGGGCCGGGGCCGCTTCTTCGGGATGACCCCGGTCGAACCCGGCCGCACCAACTGGTACGCCACCGTGCCCGAGGCAACCACCGCCCAGGAACTGCGAGCCGCCTTCGCCGACTGGCACGACCCCATCCCGCGCGTGCTCGCCGACACCGACCCGCAGACCTGGATCCGCTACCGGATGCGCCACCTGTACCCGGCGCTGCCCTCCTTCACCCGCACGGCCCCGACCGGACCGGTGGCCCTGGTCGGCGACGCGGCGCACGCCATGACGCCGAACCTCGGCCAGGGCGCCTGCACCGCGCTCCTCGACGCGGAGGCGCTCACCCGGGCCGTTGCCGCCCGCGGACCCGGCGGCCTGCCCGCCGCGCTGCGCGCGTACGAAGGCGAGCGCCGTCGCAGTGCGCAGCGGGTGGCGTTCGGCTCCCGGACCCTGCACCGCTTCATGACGGTCCGCCGCCCGGCCCTGCGGGACGCGCTCGTCGGCCTGCTGCCCGGTTAG
- a CDS encoding VOC family protein, with amino-acid sequence MTNIEAAEVSGRTIPERYRTAVVPHIMVADAVGALDFYARAFGAVEEFRLDAPGGGVIHAEIRVGGAVLMLGDTAGGGFTAPTALGGTSVALHVFVADVDDLVRTAAAAGAEVLQEPADQFHGDRTAHLRDPYGHTWIFLTHLEDVSGEEAERRLAATPTA; translated from the coding sequence ATGACGAACATCGAGGCGGCAGAGGTGTCAGGACGGACGATCCCGGAGCGCTATCGCACGGCGGTGGTGCCGCACATCATGGTGGCCGACGCGGTCGGCGCCCTGGATTTCTACGCACGGGCCTTCGGGGCGGTGGAGGAGTTCCGGCTGGACGCACCGGGCGGCGGAGTCATCCACGCGGAGATACGGGTCGGCGGGGCGGTACTGATGCTCGGCGACACGGCCGGCGGCGGCTTCACCGCCCCGACCGCGCTCGGCGGGACGTCGGTGGCGCTGCACGTGTTCGTCGCGGACGTGGACGACCTCGTCCGGACGGCCGCGGCGGCGGGCGCGGAAGTGCTGCAGGAGCCCGCGGACCAGTTCCACGGCGACCGCACGGCCCACCTGCGCGACCCGTACGGACACACGTGGATCTTCTTGACCCACCTGGAGGACGTCTCGGGAGAAGAAGCGGAACGCCGACTGGCCGCGACCCCGACCGCCTAG
- the lnt gene encoding apolipoprotein N-acyltransferase: MSSSATRAAGNDAGNQPRGQTEAEAVDGVRTQASGAGAVAGSPARRWAGRLARPGLAVLSGVLLYLSFPPRPLWWLAPLALALLGWCLYGRRARAGFGLGVLHGLGFLLPLLVWTGEGVGPVPWLALVTLESLLMGLTTLGIALVSRLPGWPLWGAAVWIGGEALRARAPFGGFPWGKLAFGQPDGVFLPLAALGGTPLLSFAVALCGFGLYEVLRVGADTRRATAALLAATAVAVPLAGALAAKPLVSDAAEDGTVVAAVIQGNVPRAGFDFNAQRRQVLDNHANRTIQLAEDIKLGKVAKPDFVVWPENSSDIDPFTEPDAYGVIDNAVKTIGVPVAIGSVLAPETGPLRNTMILWDPVKGPVDTYDKRKIQPFGERIPMRSFVRLFSSDVDRVRRDFGPGKEPGVFDMAGSGVGMVTCYEAAFDDAVRSTVRAGAQVIAVPSNNATFGRTEMTYQQLAMDRVRAVEHSRTVLVPVTSGVSAVIRPDGEIVQQTKLFTADALVAEIPLRSTETPATRFGPLAEYLLLAVAAAGLGWTFVRRMRRAS; the protein is encoded by the coding sequence ATGAGCAGCAGTGCGACCCGCGCGGCCGGGAACGATGCCGGAAACCAACCGCGAGGGCAGACGGAAGCGGAAGCGGTGGACGGCGTGCGGACGCAAGCGTCCGGGGCAGGGGCCGTGGCGGGTTCCCCCGCGCGGCGGTGGGCCGGACGGCTGGCGCGGCCCGGGCTCGCCGTCCTGTCCGGAGTGCTCCTCTACCTCAGCTTCCCGCCCCGCCCCCTGTGGTGGCTGGCCCCCCTCGCCCTGGCCCTGCTCGGCTGGTGCCTGTACGGGCGCCGCGCGCGGGCCGGTTTCGGCCTCGGCGTGCTGCACGGGCTCGGCTTCCTGCTGCCGCTGCTCGTCTGGACCGGCGAGGGCGTCGGCCCGGTGCCGTGGCTGGCGCTCGTCACCCTCGAATCCCTGCTGATGGGCCTCACCACCCTCGGCATCGCCCTCGTCAGCCGGCTCCCCGGCTGGCCGCTGTGGGGCGCCGCCGTTTGGATCGGCGGCGAGGCACTGCGCGCCCGGGCCCCCTTCGGGGGCTTCCCCTGGGGCAAGCTCGCCTTCGGCCAGCCCGACGGCGTCTTCCTGCCGCTCGCCGCGCTCGGCGGCACCCCGCTGCTCTCCTTCGCCGTGGCCCTGTGCGGATTCGGGCTGTACGAGGTCCTGCGTGTCGGCGCCGACACCCGCCGGGCCACCGCCGCGCTGCTCGCCGCCACCGCCGTGGCCGTCCCGCTCGCCGGGGCGCTGGCGGCCAAGCCGCTGGTGTCCGACGCGGCCGAGGACGGCACCGTGGTGGCCGCCGTCATCCAGGGCAACGTCCCGCGCGCCGGGTTCGACTTCAACGCCCAGCGCCGCCAGGTCCTGGACAACCACGCCAACCGCACGATCCAGCTCGCCGAGGACATCAAGCTCGGCAAGGTCGCGAAGCCCGACTTCGTCGTCTGGCCGGAGAACTCCTCCGACATCGACCCGTTCACCGAACCCGACGCCTACGGCGTCATCGACAACGCGGTCAAGACCATCGGGGTGCCCGTCGCCATCGGCTCCGTACTGGCCCCGGAGACCGGCCCGCTGCGCAACACGATGATCCTGTGGGACCCGGTCAAGGGCCCCGTGGACACCTACGACAAGCGGAAGATCCAGCCCTTCGGCGAGCGCATCCCGATGCGCTCCTTCGTCCGGCTCTTCAGCTCCGACGTGGACCGGGTGCGGCGCGACTTCGGCCCCGGCAAGGAACCCGGCGTCTTCGACATGGCGGGCAGCGGAGTCGGCATGGTCACCTGCTACGAAGCCGCCTTCGACGACGCCGTCCGCTCCACCGTCCGGGCCGGCGCCCAGGTCATCGCGGTGCCCAGCAACAACGCCACCTTCGGCCGCACCGAGATGACCTACCAGCAGCTCGCCATGGACCGGGTCCGGGCCGTGGAGCACAGCCGGACCGTACTGGTCCCCGTCACCAGCGGGGTCAGCGCGGTGATCCGCCCCGACGGCGAGATCGTCCAGCAGACGAAGCTGTTCACGGCCGACGCCCTGGTCGCGGAGATTCCGCTGCGCTCCACCGAAACGCCCGCCACCCGTTTCGGTCCGCTCGCCGAGTACCTCCTGCTGGCCGTGGCCGCCGCCGGACTCGGCTGGACGTTCGTACGCCGGATGCGCAGGGCCTCGTAA
- a CDS encoding glycosyltransferase: protein MGYLLVAACASLAVWLWLTLGQGMFWRTDTRLPPRHDPARWPSVAIVVPARDEAEVLPHSLPSLLAQDYPGEAEVILVDDGSTDGTAALARRLADAQCGLPLTVLSPGEPGAGWTGKLWALRHGIAHARSGARSGAHPSPDPGPDFGPESPQGSAQGPAPEYLLLTDADIAHASDSLRELVAAATTADLDLVSQMARLRAVSVWERLIVPAFVYFFAQLYPFRWINRPATRTAAAAGGCVLLRTEAAVRAGIPESIRQAVIDDVSLARAVQRAGGRIWLGLAERVDSVRPYASLADLWRMVSRSAYAQLRHRPALLAGTVAGLVLVYLVPPAALLAGLAGGRPDVAWAGGLAWLLMAGTYLPMLRYYHQPVVLAPLLPLTTLLYLLMTVDSAVQHYRGRGAAWKGRTYARPGDA from the coding sequence ATGGGTTATCTCCTCGTCGCCGCGTGCGCCTCGCTCGCCGTCTGGCTCTGGCTCACCCTCGGTCAAGGCATGTTCTGGCGGACCGATACGCGCCTCCCGCCCCGGCACGACCCCGCGCGCTGGCCGTCCGTAGCGATCGTGGTCCCGGCCAGGGACGAGGCCGAGGTGCTGCCGCACAGCCTGCCCTCGCTGCTCGCGCAGGACTATCCCGGCGAGGCCGAGGTCATCCTGGTCGACGACGGGAGTACGGACGGAACGGCCGCCCTCGCCCGGCGGCTCGCGGACGCACAGTGCGGGCTGCCCCTCACGGTCCTCTCCCCCGGCGAGCCGGGCGCCGGCTGGACCGGCAAGCTCTGGGCGCTCCGGCACGGCATCGCGCACGCACGCTCCGGCGCCCGCTCCGGCGCCCACCCGAGCCCCGACCCCGGCCCGGACTTCGGACCGGAGTCCCCCCAGGGCTCCGCCCAGGGCCCCGCCCCCGAGTACCTGCTCCTCACCGACGCCGACATCGCCCACGCATCCGACAGCCTGCGCGAGCTGGTCGCCGCCGCGACGACGGCCGATCTCGACCTGGTCTCCCAGATGGCCCGGCTGCGCGCCGTCAGCGTCTGGGAGCGGCTGATCGTCCCGGCCTTCGTGTACTTCTTCGCCCAGCTCTACCCCTTCCGCTGGATCAACCGCCCCGCCACCCGCACCGCGGCCGCCGCCGGCGGGTGCGTCCTGCTGCGCACCGAGGCGGCCGTGCGGGCGGGGATCCCCGAGTCGATCCGGCAGGCCGTCATCGACGACGTCTCGCTCGCCCGCGCGGTCCAGCGCGCCGGCGGCCGGATCTGGCTCGGGCTCGCGGAGCGGGTGGACAGCGTGCGCCCGTACGCCTCCCTCGCGGACCTGTGGCGGATGGTCTCGCGCAGCGCCTACGCACAACTGCGCCACCGGCCCGCGCTGCTGGCCGGAACGGTGGCCGGGCTGGTCCTGGTCTACCTCGTGCCGCCGGCCGCGCTCCTCGCCGGCCTCGCCGGCGGGCGGCCCGACGTCGCCTGGGCCGGCGGCCTGGCCTGGCTCCTGATGGCCGGCACCTACCTGCCGATGCTGCGCTACTACCACCAGCCGGTGGTGCTCGCGCCGCTCCTCCCGCTCACCACGCTGCTGTACCTCCTGATGACCGTCGACTCGGCCGTGCAGCACTACCGCGGGCGCGGGGCCGCATGGAAGGGCCGTACCTATGCCCGCCCCGGCGACGCCTGA
- a CDS encoding glutamate racemase, with translation MKIALMDSGIGLLAAAAAMRRLRPDAELVLSCDPDGMPWGPRTPQDLTGRALTVARAAAAHRPDALIVACNTASVHALPALRAALEPAIPVIGTVPAIKPAAAAGGRVAIWATPATTGSPYQRGLIRDFADGAHVTEVPCPGLADAADAADEAAVVRAVAAAAALTPADVTDVVLGCTHYELVEDLIRAALDRRTGGATYAFHGSAEAVAVQALRRLGARPEPGLPYTGGLTVLLSGRPGTLPEAALGYAEGRLLAGRSAAVGGSLQG, from the coding sequence GTGAAGATCGCCCTGATGGACTCCGGAATCGGCCTCCTCGCGGCGGCCGCCGCGATGCGCCGGCTGCGGCCGGACGCCGAGCTGGTGCTGTCCTGCGACCCCGACGGGATGCCCTGGGGTCCGCGGACCCCGCAGGACCTCACCGGGCGGGCCCTCACCGTCGCGCGGGCCGCCGCCGCGCACCGGCCGGACGCGCTGATCGTCGCCTGCAACACCGCTTCCGTTCACGCGCTGCCCGCGCTGCGCGCCGCGCTGGAGCCCGCGATCCCCGTCATCGGAACCGTGCCGGCGATCAAGCCCGCCGCGGCCGCCGGAGGGCGCGTGGCCATCTGGGCCACCCCCGCCACCACCGGCAGCCCCTACCAGCGGGGCCTGATCCGTGACTTCGCCGACGGGGCGCACGTCACCGAGGTGCCCTGCCCGGGACTGGCCGACGCCGCCGACGCCGCCGACGAGGCAGCCGTCGTACGGGCCGTCGCCGCGGCCGCCGCACTGACCCCGGCCGATGTCACCGACGTGGTGCTCGGCTGCACGCACTACGAGCTGGTCGAGGATCTGATCCGGGCCGCGCTCGACCGGCGCACCGGCGGCGCAACGTACGCCTTCCACGGCTCCGCCGAGGCCGTCGCCGTCCAGGCCCTGCGCCGGCTCGGCGCCCGCCCCGAGCCGGGCCTGCCGTACACCGGCGGCCTGACCGTCCTGCTCAGCGGCCGCCCCGGCACACTGCCCGAGGCCGCCCTCGGCTACGCCGAAGGCCGCCTGCTGGCCGGGCGGAGCGCAGCCGTCGGGGGATCCCTCCAGGGGTGA